A section of the Pithys albifrons albifrons isolate INPA30051 chromosome 4, PitAlb_v1, whole genome shotgun sequence genome encodes:
- the RMC1 gene encoding regulator of MON1-CCZ1 complex isoform X1 — protein sequence MAAAMSREPPGPAGEEAPGAAGGAAGGEGEGRARPGGDGGGCYLALCARPVHFEKANPVNCVFFDEANKQVFAVRSGGATGVVVKGLEDRNPISFRMEDKGEVKCIKFSLGNKILAVQRTLKSVDFLNFIPDSPQLEYTQECKTKNANILGFCWTSSTEIVFITDQGIEFYQVLPEKRSLKLLKNQSINVNWYMYCPESSVILLSTAVLGNVLQPFYFKSGTMSKLSKFEIELPAAPKSSKLSLSERDIAMATIYGQLYVLYLRHHSRTSNSTGAEVVLYHLPREGSCKKTHILKLNRTGKFALNVVDNLVVVHHQDTETSVIFDIKLRGEFDGSTTIHQFVLPPRSIQPYQIPVAGPASVTSQAPVPCKLYSSSWIVFQPDIIISASEGYLWSLQVKLEPVVNLLLDKGKLMDFLLQRKECKMVILSVCSQMLSEPERGSLSVIATVFDKLNHEYKKYLEAEQSYTMVVETGLSRSNPVLKRPVRTQAVIDQSDMYTHVLSVFTEKKEAPHKFTIAVLMEYIRSLNQFQIAVQHYLYELVIKTLVQHNLFYMLHQFLQYHVLSDSKPLACLLLSLESIYPPAHQLSLDMLKRLCTANDEIVEVLLSKHQVLAALRFIRGIGGHDSISARKFLDAAKQAEDDMLFYTIFRFFEQRNQRLRGNPSFTPGEHCEEHVTFFKQVFGEQALMKPTTF from the exons aTGGCCGCCGCCATGAGCCGGGAGCCGCCGGGGCCGGCGGGGGAAGAGGCGCCGGGAGCGGCAGGAGGAGCGGCAGGAGGAGAGGGCGAGGGGAGAGCGAGGCCCGGCGGGGACGGCGGCGGCTGCTACCTGGCGCTGTGCGCGCGGCCCGTGCACTTCGAGAAGGCGAACCCTGTCAACTGCGTCTTCTTTGACGAGGCCAACAAGCAG GTTTTTGCTGTTCGATCTGGTGGAGCTACAGGAGTTGTTGTGAAAGGTTTAGAGGACAGAAATCCCATTTCCTTCAG GATGGAAGACAAAGGAGAAGTGAAGTGCATCAAATTTTCCTTGGGGAACAAGATCCTGGCTGTGCAGAGAACTTTGAAGAGTGTG GACTTTTTGAATTTTATTCCAGACAGCCCTCAGCTAGAATACACACAGGAATGTAAG ACAAAGAATGCCAATATTCTAGGATTCTGCTGGACGAGTTCTACAGAAATTGTCTTCATCACAGATCAAGGAATTGAATTCTATCAG GTATTACCAGAGAAACGAAGTTTAAAGCTTCTGAAGAATCAGAGTATTAATGTCAACTGGTACATGTATTGTCCAGAGAGCTCTGTTATCCTTCTTTCCACCGCTGTCCTTGGCAATGTCCTACAGCCATTCTATTTCAAG AGTGGAACCATGTCAAAACTATCAAAATTTGAAATTGAGTTACCTGCAGCACCCAAGTCGTCCAAGCTCAGCCTTTCAGAAAGAGATATTGCTATGGCCACAAT ATATGGGCAGCTTTATGTTCTCTATTTGAGGCACCACTCGAGGACTTCCAACAGTACAGGAGCAGAAGTAGTCCTCTATCATTTACCCAG AGAAGGCTCCTGTAAGAAGACACATATTCTAAAGCTGAACAGAACGGGGAAGTTTGCACTGAATGTTGTGGATAACCTGGTGGTAGTACATCATCAGGATACTGAG ACTTCAGTTATATTTGACATCAAACTAAGAGGAGAATTTGATGGGTCCACTACCATCCATCAATTTGTACTTCCGCCTCGATCGATACAACCCTATCAAATACCTGTAGCAG GTCCAGCTTCTGTGACAAGTCAGGCTCCTGTTCCATGTAAACTCT ATTCTTCTTCCTGGATTGTCTTTCAACCTGATATTATCATCAGTGCAAGTGAAG GTTACCTCTGGAGTCTTCAAGTGAAACTTGAACCTGTAGTTAACCTCCTGCTAGATAAAGGAAAACTAAtggatttccttctccaaagaaaagaatgcaaaatGGTTATCCTGTCTGTGTGCTCTCAGA tgctCAGTGAGCCAGAAAGGGGATCACTGTCTGTGATTGCAACTGTTTTTGACAAACTGAATCATGAATATAAGAAGTACTTGGAAGCTGAGCAAAGCTATACTATG GTGGTAGAAACAGGCTTGAGTAGAAGTAATCCAGTCCTGAAACGTCCTGTCCGCACTCAAGCAGTTATTGACCAGTCTGACATGTACACACACGTTTTATCTGTATTTACAGAGAAGAAG GAAGCACCTCATAAGTTCACTATAGCAGTCTTGATGGAATACATTCGGTCACTCAACCAGTTCCAGATTGCAGTTCAG CACTACTTGTATGAGTTGGTCATCAAAACCCTTGTGCAGCACAACTTGTTCTACATGCTCCATCAGTTTTTGCAGTACCATGTGCTCAGTGACTCAAAGCCTTTG GCCTGTCTCTTACTGTCTCTGGAAAGCATTTACCCTCCTGCACATCAGCTCTCACTGGACATGTTAAAA AGACTTTGCACAGCAAATGATGAAATAGTGGAAGTTCTGTTGTCCAAACACCAAGTTTTGGCTGCCTTGAGATTCATCAGGGGTATTGGAGGACACGACAGCATTTCAGCCCGTAAATTCCTCGATGCAGCAAAACAAGCAGAAGATGACATGCTTTTCTATACTATATTTCGATTCTTTGAACAAAGAAATCAGCGGCTACGAGGAAATCCTAGTTTCACACCAG GTGAACACTGTGAAGAACATGTCACCTTCTTCAAACAAGTTTTTGGAGAACAAGCTCTCATGAAGCCCACCACGTTCTGA
- the RMC1 gene encoding regulator of MON1-CCZ1 complex isoform X2, with amino-acid sequence MEDKGEVKCIKFSLGNKILAVQRTLKSVDFLNFIPDSPQLEYTQECKTKNANILGFCWTSSTEIVFITDQGIEFYQVLPEKRSLKLLKNQSINVNWYMYCPESSVILLSTAVLGNVLQPFYFKSGTMSKLSKFEIELPAAPKSSKLSLSERDIAMATIYGQLYVLYLRHHSRTSNSTGAEVVLYHLPREGSCKKTHILKLNRTGKFALNVVDNLVVVHHQDTETSVIFDIKLRGEFDGSTTIHQFVLPPRSIQPYQIPVAGPASVTSQAPVPCKLYSSSWIVFQPDIIISASEGYLWSLQVKLEPVVNLLLDKGKLMDFLLQRKECKMVILSVCSQMLSEPERGSLSVIATVFDKLNHEYKKYLEAEQSYTMVVETGLSRSNPVLKRPVRTQAVIDQSDMYTHVLSVFTEKKEAPHKFTIAVLMEYIRSLNQFQIAVQHYLYELVIKTLVQHNLFYMLHQFLQYHVLSDSKPLACLLLSLESIYPPAHQLSLDMLKRLCTANDEIVEVLLSKHQVLAALRFIRGIGGHDSISARKFLDAAKQAEDDMLFYTIFRFFEQRNQRLRGNPSFTPGEHCEEHVTFFKQVFGEQALMKPTTF; translated from the exons ATGGAAGACAAAGGAGAAGTGAAGTGCATCAAATTTTCCTTGGGGAACAAGATCCTGGCTGTGCAGAGAACTTTGAAGAGTGTG GACTTTTTGAATTTTATTCCAGACAGCCCTCAGCTAGAATACACACAGGAATGTAAG ACAAAGAATGCCAATATTCTAGGATTCTGCTGGACGAGTTCTACAGAAATTGTCTTCATCACAGATCAAGGAATTGAATTCTATCAG GTATTACCAGAGAAACGAAGTTTAAAGCTTCTGAAGAATCAGAGTATTAATGTCAACTGGTACATGTATTGTCCAGAGAGCTCTGTTATCCTTCTTTCCACCGCTGTCCTTGGCAATGTCCTACAGCCATTCTATTTCAAG AGTGGAACCATGTCAAAACTATCAAAATTTGAAATTGAGTTACCTGCAGCACCCAAGTCGTCCAAGCTCAGCCTTTCAGAAAGAGATATTGCTATGGCCACAAT ATATGGGCAGCTTTATGTTCTCTATTTGAGGCACCACTCGAGGACTTCCAACAGTACAGGAGCAGAAGTAGTCCTCTATCATTTACCCAG AGAAGGCTCCTGTAAGAAGACACATATTCTAAAGCTGAACAGAACGGGGAAGTTTGCACTGAATGTTGTGGATAACCTGGTGGTAGTACATCATCAGGATACTGAG ACTTCAGTTATATTTGACATCAAACTAAGAGGAGAATTTGATGGGTCCACTACCATCCATCAATTTGTACTTCCGCCTCGATCGATACAACCCTATCAAATACCTGTAGCAG GTCCAGCTTCTGTGACAAGTCAGGCTCCTGTTCCATGTAAACTCT ATTCTTCTTCCTGGATTGTCTTTCAACCTGATATTATCATCAGTGCAAGTGAAG GTTACCTCTGGAGTCTTCAAGTGAAACTTGAACCTGTAGTTAACCTCCTGCTAGATAAAGGAAAACTAAtggatttccttctccaaagaaaagaatgcaaaatGGTTATCCTGTCTGTGTGCTCTCAGA tgctCAGTGAGCCAGAAAGGGGATCACTGTCTGTGATTGCAACTGTTTTTGACAAACTGAATCATGAATATAAGAAGTACTTGGAAGCTGAGCAAAGCTATACTATG GTGGTAGAAACAGGCTTGAGTAGAAGTAATCCAGTCCTGAAACGTCCTGTCCGCACTCAAGCAGTTATTGACCAGTCTGACATGTACACACACGTTTTATCTGTATTTACAGAGAAGAAG GAAGCACCTCATAAGTTCACTATAGCAGTCTTGATGGAATACATTCGGTCACTCAACCAGTTCCAGATTGCAGTTCAG CACTACTTGTATGAGTTGGTCATCAAAACCCTTGTGCAGCACAACTTGTTCTACATGCTCCATCAGTTTTTGCAGTACCATGTGCTCAGTGACTCAAAGCCTTTG GCCTGTCTCTTACTGTCTCTGGAAAGCATTTACCCTCCTGCACATCAGCTCTCACTGGACATGTTAAAA AGACTTTGCACAGCAAATGATGAAATAGTGGAAGTTCTGTTGTCCAAACACCAAGTTTTGGCTGCCTTGAGATTCATCAGGGGTATTGGAGGACACGACAGCATTTCAGCCCGTAAATTCCTCGATGCAGCAAAACAAGCAGAAGATGACATGCTTTTCTATACTATATTTCGATTCTTTGAACAAAGAAATCAGCGGCTACGAGGAAATCCTAGTTTCACACCAG GTGAACACTGTGAAGAACATGTCACCTTCTTCAAACAAGTTTTTGGAGAACAAGCTCTCATGAAGCCCACCACGTTCTGA